The DNA window TAACTCCGGACTTTTGCTTAACCCTCACCCCGAATGTTAAACAAGGAGGTTGGCATGAGAAATTATCAGGAGTTAGAAGCCTGGCAGCATTCGATGATATTAACGGAATCTATTTATCGTATTACTGCCAGCTTCCCTGAGAATGAAAGATTTGGACTGACCAGCCAGATGCGACGGGCTGCAATAAGCATCCCCTCTAACATCGCGGAAGGCCACGGCCGTGAGTCCGGACAGGATTTTAAGCGTTTTCTGCTGATTGCACGCGGTTCATTATCAGAGCTAGAGACGCAACTAAAAATTGCACAAAGAATTGGATTGTATGTTGAGGATGAAACGGTTGAGACACAGATTCAGCGTGTATTCTCGCTGCTTAATGGCCTCATCAACTATCTGAAACGAAAATTTAATCCGTAACTTCGTTGGACTAAGGTGCACGCAAAACCTTGAACGCCCAACCCTTAACGACGAGAGATAACATGACCTTCACCGACTACAAAGTTGCCGATATGTCCCTGGCCGACTGGGGCCGTAAAGAAATTAAAATCGCCGAAAGCGAAATGCCGGCACTGATGGCGCTGCGCCGCAAATACAAAGAATCACAGCCGTTGGCCGGTGCCAAAATCATGGGCTGTATTCACATGACCATTCAGACCGCGGTGCTGATCGAAACCCTGGTCGATCTGGGTGCCGACGTGCGCTGGTCTTCCTGCAATATTTTCTCTACCCAGGACCATGCCGCTGCCGCTATTGCGGCCGCCGGTATTCCGGTATTTGCCTGGAAAGGCGAAACCGAAGAAGAATTCCTGTGGTGCATTGAGCAAACCATTCTGGCCGAAAAAGACGGCAGCGCAGTCTGGGATGCCAACATGATTCTGGACGACGGTGGCGACCTGACCGAAATGGTTCACGCCAAATATCCGGCCATGCTGAACAGCATTCACGGTATTTCGGAAGAAACCACCACCGGCGTGCACCGTTTGCTGGACATGCTGGCCAAAGGTGAGCTGAAAGTACCGGCGATTAACGTCAACGATTCTGTAACCAAATCCAAAAACGACAACAAATACGGTTGCCGCCATTCTCTGAACGACGCGATCAAGCGTGGTACTGACCACCTGCTGAGCGGTAAAAAAGCGCTGGTTATCGGTTACGGCGATGTGGGTAAAGGCTCTGCCGCGTCCCTGCGTCAGGAAGGCATGATCGTAAAAGTCACCGAAATTGACCCGATCTGCGCCATGCAGGCCTGCATGGACGGTTACGAAGTGGTTTCACCCTATATTAATGGTGAAAACCTCGGCACACTGGAATGCGTAGACGGCGACCTGCTGGGCAAAACCGACCTGCTGGTGACCACCACCGGCAACATCAACGTGTGCGACCAGTTTATGCTGCAAAAGCTGAAATCCGGCGCTGTGGTGTGCAACATCGGCCACTTCGATAACGAAATCGATACCGCCTTTATGCGCAAAAACTGGGAATGGGAAGAAATTAAACCCCAGGTACACAAGGTTTACCGCAACAAAGCGGCCGACGATCACCTGCTGCTTCTGTCTGAGGGCCGCTTAGTGAACCTGGGCAACGCCACTGGCCACCCATCCCGCATTATGGACGGTTCTTTCGCCAACCAGGTACTGGCGCAGATTTATCTGTACGAGCGTAAATTCGCCAACCTGATGGAAGCCGAAAAAGCCGAAAGCGTGTACGTAAAAGTACTGCCGAAAAAACTGGACGAAGAAGTCGCCAAAGACATGGTGGAAGGTTTCGGTGGCGTAATCACCAAACTGACGCCGACTCAGGCGAAATACATCAACGTAAAAGTGGATGGCCCGTTCAAGCCGGAAGCGTATAAATACTAATTGCGCGTACGGCGTTAAGCGTTCCGGGTTCAGCGTGCTGCGATCATCACCAAACATCGCAACACCTGGCTGCGGAGCGCGCCAAACGCTCAACGCCTAACGCGGAACGATAATATGACAACTTTAAGTTTTGAATTTTTCCCGACCAAAACCGACGAAGGTACAGGCAACCTGCTGAAAGTGCGCGATGAACTGGCGCCTTTTAATCCGGAGTTTTTTTCGGTGACTTACGGTGCCGGCGGTTCTACCCGCGACCGCACTTTTGCCATTGTAAAAGCCATTCAGGAACGAGGCATTGCCGCTGCCCCGCACTTGTCCTGCGTGGGCGACAGCAAAACCGATCTGCGCGACCTGCTTACCCGCTATAAAGAACTGGGCATTAACCGCATCGTTACCCTGCGCGGCGACCTGCCCAGCGGCTCTGGCCTGGCCAGCAGCGAACTGCGCTACGCCAACGAACTGGTGGAATTTATCCGGGAAGAAACCGGCGACCACTTCACCCTGGAAGTGGCGGCTTACCCGGAAATGCACCCGCAAGCGACCAGCTTTGAAAAAGACCTGCAGAACTTTGTCCGCAAAGTAAAAGCCGGTGCCGACAGCGCCATTACCCAGTACTTTTTCAACGCCGACAGCTACTTCCACTTTGTTGACCGTGTACGGGCCATGGGCGTGGATATTCCGATTATCCCGGGCATTATGCCGATTACTAACTACAGCAAGCTGGCGCGCTTTTCCGACAGCTGTGGTGCTGAAATTCCGCGCTGGATCCGCAAGCAGCTGGAAGCCTACGGCGACGACAGCGACAGCATCGTGAAGTTTGGCGAAGAAGTGGTGACCGATATGTGCCGTCGTCTGCTGGATGGCGGCGCACCGGGGCTGCATTTCTATACGCTGAACCAGTCTAAACCCAGCCTGGCGGTGTGGAAAAATCTGATCTGATGGGTGCGGCATACCTCTACCGGTATGCTGCGCACTTCTTTACAATACCTGCTGGTCGTTTACAGTAGCCCTTGTTACGGCGGCAGGTTATTCATGAAGATTCTGTTACAAACCCCAACCGCTATTCCGCCTTATAAATATGGCGGAACCAATCGGGTTGTCTGGAGCCTGGGTAAAGAACTGGTCAAGCAGGGCCATGATGTCACCTTTCTGGCACCAGTAGGATCAACCTGCGCATTTGCGCCGGTTGTGCACTTCACAACGGATATACCTTTGCAGCAGCAGATTCCGGATGGTTAGTCTTAAACCAACACGTAGACAACTGCCGTTAAGTAAATAAATGATCGATATATGTACTACAAAACAGATAAAAACTGATCCATTTGATACTTTCAAATCTTAGTTTCAAATAGTATGAACATCATTCACCATTAGAAAAGGAAGAATCATGATCCCGGTAATTATGGCTGGAGGCTCTGGAACTCGGTTATGGCCATTGTCACGAACTTCTTTTCCAAAACAATTCTTAAATCTCAACGGCGTCGATACCATGCTGCAAAGTACAGTATCCAGGCTAGACGGACTTCCAGTTGATGAACCCATTGTTATTTGCAATACCGAACATCGTTTTTTAGTTGCAGAACAGCTTCGACAAATACAAAAAAAAGCCAGCATCTTACTGGAACCCATTGGAAGAAATACTGCACCAGCCATCGCACTGGCCGCATTACACGCCTTACGCAACAATAAAGATCACAACCCAGTTTTGTTAATTTTAGCTGCAGATCACATTATAAATGATGGTGATGCATTCCGAGCCGCCGTAAAAAAGTTATTACCTGAAGTAGAAAATGGAAAATTTGGAACACTGGGTATTGTTCCAACAGAAGCTGCAACTGGTTATGGTTATATTAAAGCGAATACAACATCAACAGACGAATTATCTGATGTTGAACAGTTTGTTGAAAAACCTGACCTGAAAACAGCCCAGGAGTATCTAAAAGAAGGCGGGTACTTTTGGAATAGCGGAATATTCATGGTTCGTGCAGACCGGTACCTAGAAGCACTAAAAGAATACCGCCCAGATATTTTCAACATCTGCCAGCTTGCCATTGAAACAACAACAACCGATTGTGACTTTATCAGAGTTAATGAGGAAGTTTTTTCAAAATGCGCTGATGAATCCATTGATTACGCCATAATGGAACCTTTATCACAAATATCCGGTGATTCTCAAATTGTCGTTTCACCTCTAATTGCCGGCTGGAATGATATTGGAAGCTGGTCGGCATTATGGGAGATTGGCAACAAAGACAATGATGGCAATGTAATAATGACGGGAAATTCAACCAGCAAAAATGACATTATAATGAAGAACAGCCAAAACTGTCTGGTATCGGCTAATCACAAGCTGGTTGCAACTATTGGCATTAAAGATTTAGTTATTGTGGACACACCCGATGCTATCTTAGTGGCTGATAGATCAATGGTTCAGGATGTTAAATCCATCGTGGCGGAATTAAAAAAACGCGAAAGAACAGAACATTATAGTCACCGAGAAGTCTATCGACCCTGGGGAAAATACGACTCCATCGATAATGGTGAACGCTACCAAGTAAAACGAATTACCGTTAATCCAGGAGCCAAGCTCTCACTACAAATGCATCATCATAGAGCAGAGCACTGGATTGTCGTTTCAGGAACGGCAAAAGTCACAAATGGAGAAAAAACGTTTATAGTTACAGAAAATCAGTCGACTTATATTCCTATTGGCCAGATTCACTGCTTGGAAAATCCAGGGGTAATACCGCTGGAAATGGTGGAAGTACAATCTGGTTCATATTTAGGAGAAGACGACATTGTTCGCCTGAAAGATCAATACGGTCGAACCTGAGTTGTTACCAATGAGTAAAAATATGACAACACTCACATGCTTCAAGGCCTATGACATCCGCGGTCGTCTATATGAAGAATTAAACACTGAGATTGCATATCGAATTGGCCGCGCATATGCTCAGTTTTTAAATGCCAGAAAAATTGCCATTGGTGGCGACATCAGATCGACAAGTGAAGAACTAAAAGAAGCACTTGCAAATGGTATTATGGATGCAGGTTGTGACGTCATTGATTTAGGCATGACGGGTACAGAGCATGTTTATTTTGCTTCATTTCACATGGACGTTGATGGAGGCATTGAAGTTACTGCCAGTCATAATCCAATAGATTTTAATGGGATGAAGCTGGTAAAACGCAATGCTCAGCCGGTTAGCGGGGACAGCGGACTAAAAGATATCCAGAAGATTGCTGAAAGTAGTTCATT is part of the Venatoribacter cucullus genome and encodes:
- a CDS encoding four helix bundle protein, which produces MRNYQELEAWQHSMILTESIYRITASFPENERFGLTSQMRRAAISIPSNIAEGHGRESGQDFKRFLLIARGSLSELETQLKIAQRIGLYVEDETVETQIQRVFSLLNGLINYLKRKFNP
- the ahcY gene encoding adenosylhomocysteinase, which produces MTFTDYKVADMSLADWGRKEIKIAESEMPALMALRRKYKESQPLAGAKIMGCIHMTIQTAVLIETLVDLGADVRWSSCNIFSTQDHAAAAIAAAGIPVFAWKGETEEEFLWCIEQTILAEKDGSAVWDANMILDDGGDLTEMVHAKYPAMLNSIHGISEETTTGVHRLLDMLAKGELKVPAINVNDSVTKSKNDNKYGCRHSLNDAIKRGTDHLLSGKKALVIGYGDVGKGSAASLRQEGMIVKVTEIDPICAMQACMDGYEVVSPYINGENLGTLECVDGDLLGKTDLLVTTTGNINVCDQFMLQKLKSGAVVCNIGHFDNEIDTAFMRKNWEWEEIKPQVHKVYRNKAADDHLLLLSEGRLVNLGNATGHPSRIMDGSFANQVLAQIYLYERKFANLMEAEKAESVYVKVLPKKLDEEVAKDMVEGFGGVITKLTPTQAKYINVKVDGPFKPEAYKY
- the metF gene encoding methylenetetrahydrofolate reductase [NAD(P)H], with product MTTLSFEFFPTKTDEGTGNLLKVRDELAPFNPEFFSVTYGAGGSTRDRTFAIVKAIQERGIAAAPHLSCVGDSKTDLRDLLTRYKELGINRIVTLRGDLPSGSGLASSELRYANELVEFIREETGDHFTLEVAAYPEMHPQATSFEKDLQNFVRKVKAGADSAITQYFFNADSYFHFVDRVRAMGVDIPIIPGIMPITNYSKLARFSDSCGAEIPRWIRKQLEAYGDDSDSIVKFGEEVVTDMCRRLLDGGAPGLHFYTLNQSKPSLAVWKNLI
- a CDS encoding glycogen/starch synthase, translated to MKILLQTPTAIPPYKYGGTNRVVWSLGKELVKQGHDVTFLAPVGSTCAFAPVVHFTTDIPLQQQIPDG
- a CDS encoding mannose-1-phosphate guanylyltransferase/mannose-6-phosphate isomerase, which translates into the protein MIPVIMAGGSGTRLWPLSRTSFPKQFLNLNGVDTMLQSTVSRLDGLPVDEPIVICNTEHRFLVAEQLRQIQKKASILLEPIGRNTAPAIALAALHALRNNKDHNPVLLILAADHIINDGDAFRAAVKKLLPEVENGKFGTLGIVPTEAATGYGYIKANTTSTDELSDVEQFVEKPDLKTAQEYLKEGGYFWNSGIFMVRADRYLEALKEYRPDIFNICQLAIETTTTDCDFIRVNEEVFSKCADESIDYAIMEPLSQISGDSQIVVSPLIAGWNDIGSWSALWEIGNKDNDGNVIMTGNSTSKNDIIMKNSQNCLVSANHKLVATIGIKDLVIVDTPDAILVADRSMVQDVKSIVAELKKRERTEHYSHREVYRPWGKYDSIDNGERYQVKRITVNPGAKLSLQMHHHRAEHWIVVSGTAKVTNGEKTFIVTENQSTYIPIGQIHCLENPGVIPLEMVEVQSGSYLGEDDIVRLKDQYGRT